A genomic segment from Agelaius phoeniceus isolate bAgePho1 chromosome 2, bAgePho1.hap1, whole genome shotgun sequence encodes:
- the UPK1B gene encoding uroplakin-1b isoform X1: MTPCSSYCWRLHEELKMAKSDDCVHILQGLLVFGNVVIGMCGIALTAECIYVVSNPHGAYPLLKATENSDIHAAAWIGIFVGLALFALSILGIIGVIKASRTLLLVYIILMLITFAFEMASSITAATHQDSQTPNVLLKQMLERYQKSDPNNNSDNEVTKTWDELMRQNHCCGVNGPSDWQNYTSAFRDTHSDADYPWPRACCVLDAEGLPVNLDGCKLGVSGYYNSNGCYDAMSGPVNTHAWGVAWFGFAILCWTFCVLLGTMFYWSGIEY; the protein is encoded by the exons GTTGCATGAAGAATTAAAGATGGCGAAAAGTGATGATTGTGTGCACATCTTGCAGGGTCTGTTAGTCTTTGGGAATGTGGTCATTGGG ATGTGCGGCATTGCCCTGACAGCAGAGTGTATCTATGTTGTGTCTAACCCCCATGGTGCCTACCCTCTGCTGAAAGCCACAGAAAACAGTGACATCCACGCTGCCGCCTGGATTGGCATCTTTGTCGGCCTTGCACTCTTTGCCCTGTCTATCCTTGGTATCATTGGAGTCATCAAGGCCAGCAGGACCTTGCTGTTGGTG TACATCATTCTGATGCTGATCacttttgcatttgaaatgGCTTCTAGCATCACAGCAGCAACTCACCAAGACTCA cagACTCCAAATGTCCTCCTGAAGCAAATGCTGGAGAGATATCAGAAGTCAGACCCAAACAATAACAGTGACAATGAGGTCACAAAGACATGGGATGAACTCATGCGTCAG aaCCACTGCTGTGGGGTGAATGGCCCCTCCGACTGGCAGAATTACACGTCTGCCTTCCGCGACACGCACAGTGACGCTGACTACCCCTGGCCACGGGCATGCTGCGTGCTGGATGCAGAAGGGCTCCCTGTCAACCTTGATGGCTGCAAACTTGGAGTGTCTGGCTACTATAACAGCAAT GGTTGTTACGATGCTATGTCTGGGCCAGTGAACACACATGCCTGGGGTGTTGCCTGGTTTGGCTTTGCCATCCTCTGCTGGACT TTCTGTGTCCTCCTTGGCACCATGTTCTACTGGAGTGGAATTGAATACTGA
- the UPK1B gene encoding uroplakin-1b isoform X3, with protein MAKSDDCVHILQGLLVFGNVVIGMCGIALTAECIYVVSNPHGAYPLLKATENSDIHAAAWIGIFVGLALFALSILGIIGVIKASRTLLLVYIILMLITFAFEMASSITAATHQDSQTPNVLLKQMLERYQKSDPNNNSDNEVTKTWDELMRQNHCCGVNGPSDWQNYTSAFRDTHSDADYPWPRACCVLDAEGLPVNLDGCKLGVSGYYNSNGCYDAMSGPVNTHAWGVAWFGFAILCWTFCVLLGTMFYWSGIEY; from the exons ATGGCGAAAAGTGATGATTGTGTGCACATCTTGCAGGGTCTGTTAGTCTTTGGGAATGTGGTCATTGGG ATGTGCGGCATTGCCCTGACAGCAGAGTGTATCTATGTTGTGTCTAACCCCCATGGTGCCTACCCTCTGCTGAAAGCCACAGAAAACAGTGACATCCACGCTGCCGCCTGGATTGGCATCTTTGTCGGCCTTGCACTCTTTGCCCTGTCTATCCTTGGTATCATTGGAGTCATCAAGGCCAGCAGGACCTTGCTGTTGGTG TACATCATTCTGATGCTGATCacttttgcatttgaaatgGCTTCTAGCATCACAGCAGCAACTCACCAAGACTCA cagACTCCAAATGTCCTCCTGAAGCAAATGCTGGAGAGATATCAGAAGTCAGACCCAAACAATAACAGTGACAATGAGGTCACAAAGACATGGGATGAACTCATGCGTCAG aaCCACTGCTGTGGGGTGAATGGCCCCTCCGACTGGCAGAATTACACGTCTGCCTTCCGCGACACGCACAGTGACGCTGACTACCCCTGGCCACGGGCATGCTGCGTGCTGGATGCAGAAGGGCTCCCTGTCAACCTTGATGGCTGCAAACTTGGAGTGTCTGGCTACTATAACAGCAAT GGTTGTTACGATGCTATGTCTGGGCCAGTGAACACACATGCCTGGGGTGTTGCCTGGTTTGGCTTTGCCATCCTCTGCTGGACT TTCTGTGTCCTCCTTGGCACCATGTTCTACTGGAGTGGAATTGAATACTGA
- the UPK1B gene encoding uroplakin-1b isoform X2, whose product MTPCSSYCWRLHEELKMAKSDDCVHILQGLLVFGNVVIGMCGIALTAECIYVVSNPHGAYPLLKATENSDIHAAAWIGIFVGLALFALSILGIIGVIKASRTLLLVYIILMLITFAFEMASSITAATHQDSTPNVLLKQMLERYQKSDPNNNSDNEVTKTWDELMRQNHCCGVNGPSDWQNYTSAFRDTHSDADYPWPRACCVLDAEGLPVNLDGCKLGVSGYYNSNGCYDAMSGPVNTHAWGVAWFGFAILCWTFCVLLGTMFYWSGIEY is encoded by the exons GTTGCATGAAGAATTAAAGATGGCGAAAAGTGATGATTGTGTGCACATCTTGCAGGGTCTGTTAGTCTTTGGGAATGTGGTCATTGGG ATGTGCGGCATTGCCCTGACAGCAGAGTGTATCTATGTTGTGTCTAACCCCCATGGTGCCTACCCTCTGCTGAAAGCCACAGAAAACAGTGACATCCACGCTGCCGCCTGGATTGGCATCTTTGTCGGCCTTGCACTCTTTGCCCTGTCTATCCTTGGTATCATTGGAGTCATCAAGGCCAGCAGGACCTTGCTGTTGGTG TACATCATTCTGATGCTGATCacttttgcatttgaaatgGCTTCTAGCATCACAGCAGCAACTCACCAAGACTCA ACTCCAAATGTCCTCCTGAAGCAAATGCTGGAGAGATATCAGAAGTCAGACCCAAACAATAACAGTGACAATGAGGTCACAAAGACATGGGATGAACTCATGCGTCAG aaCCACTGCTGTGGGGTGAATGGCCCCTCCGACTGGCAGAATTACACGTCTGCCTTCCGCGACACGCACAGTGACGCTGACTACCCCTGGCCACGGGCATGCTGCGTGCTGGATGCAGAAGGGCTCCCTGTCAACCTTGATGGCTGCAAACTTGGAGTGTCTGGCTACTATAACAGCAAT GGTTGTTACGATGCTATGTCTGGGCCAGTGAACACACATGCCTGGGGTGTTGCCTGGTTTGGCTTTGCCATCCTCTGCTGGACT TTCTGTGTCCTCCTTGGCACCATGTTCTACTGGAGTGGAATTGAATACTGA